One region of Triticum aestivum cultivar Chinese Spring chromosome 6B, IWGSC CS RefSeq v2.1, whole genome shotgun sequence genomic DNA includes:
- the LOC123136433 gene encoding peroxidase 3 — MAAAVPLPVMLLVAVAVMLVGAGAGAAGVRGGRRQQQQQLRMGFYDKSCPAAERIVGDYVRQHVRRVPTVAPALLRTHYHDCFVRGCDGSILLNSTAAGAAEKDAPPNLTLRGFDLIDRVKGLVEQACPGVVSCADVLALAARDAVAAIGGPSWRVPTGRRDGTVSTMQEAVRELPSPSMTFPQLVALFAGKGLDVRDLVWLSGAHTIGIAHCSSFADRLYSYPSAGNGTGTVPPLDAAYAANLRQRKCRMGGRDTTVEMDPGSFLTFDLGYYHTVLKHRALFRSDAALVTDPAARADIAGVVSSPPEVFFQVFARSMARLGAVQVKTGSQGEIRKHCAVVNS, encoded by the exons atggccgccgccgtgCCGTTGCCGGTGATGCTCCTTGTCGCGGTGGCCGTCATGCTCGTCGGCGCCGGCGCAGGCGCGGCAGGggtgcgcggcgggcggcggcagcagcagcagcagctgaggATGGGGTTCTACGACAAGAGCTGCCCGGCGGCGGAGCGGATCGTGGGCGACTACGTCCGGCAGCACGTCCGGCGCGTGCCCACCGTCGCGCCCGCGCTGCTCCGGACGCACTACCACGACTGCTTCGTCAGG GGCTGCGACGGGTCCATCCTGCTCAACTCCACCGCCGCCGGCGCGGCGGAGAAGGACGCGCCGCCGAACCTGACGCTGCGCGGGTTCGACCTCATCGACCGCGTCAAGGGCCTCGTCGAGCAGGCCTGCCCCGgcgtcgtctcctgcgccgacgtccTCGCGCTCGCCGCCCGGGACGCCGTCGCCGCCATT GGCGGGCCGTCGTGGCGCGTGCCGACGGGGAGGAGGGACGGCACGGTGTCGACCATGCAGGAGGCGGTCCGCGAGCTGCCGTCGCCGTCGATGACCTTCCCGCAGCTCGTCGCCCTGTTCGCCGGCAAGGGCCTCGACGTGCGCGACCTCGTCTGGCTGTCAG GTGCGCACACCATCGGCATCGCCCACTGCTCGTCCTTCGCGGACCGCCTCTACAGCTACCCCAGCGCCGGCAACGGCACCGGGACCGTCCCGCCCCTCGACGCCGCCTACGCGGCCAACCTGCGGCAGCGCAAGTGCAGGATGGGCGGCCGCGACACCACGGTGGAGATGGACCCCGGCAGCTTCCTGACGTTCGACCTCGGCTACTACCACACTGTGCTGAAGCACAGGGCCCTGTTCCGGTCCGACGCCGCGCTGGTCACCGATCCCGCGGCGCGGGCCGACATCGCCGGCGTCGTGTCCAGCCCGCCGGAGGTGTTCTTCCAGGTGTTCGCGCGGTCCATGGCGAGGCTGGGCGCCGTGCAGGTCAAGACCGGCTCTCAGGGGGAGATCAGGAAGCACTGCGCCGTCGTCAACAGCTAG